One window of Nicotiana tomentosiformis chromosome 11, ASM39032v3, whole genome shotgun sequence genomic DNA carries:
- the LOC104088747 gene encoding uncharacterized protein isoform X5, whose product MDAIVNKAVEELCIQSFKGGNSIPITDLWPKLKPYLSENGVVLCNNVKKAILSSLINIPGLEFETKDNDLVKCTAEECERMELKIVVPEHMLDNFTRIHEVEVSKSKLCKQELEALHLRKRVLQRIAIARANGITQCELTKEFGIKANNFFHIFKELEVLGLIVRHEAVVWTNKASNKGKLISKHTTTNMLYLSRYRKHLHSQQRLEIRGGVLMSDDLSHENSASCDVKSNGEDVHIKDYLPILREICNKLEKAKGKVIAISNIKKDLGYRDALGHKEWRKNILRRLTQAQVVEVTEEVQDWGNNRMSNGQNFPIDVGNTVNDTKMQIMDSSVRDLVPVKSSVTETISPRCQAYKAYSSHKLREDWAREQREQWILKMLEEEKFLIKPELQRRLENLEKGRHTSMDKKTLERSLKKLQQKGHCKCLDVFFPAVTNFYENRKKVVVLHPSIYELSPAMLVNIYDRIRSFERKVRKESFSQFEKGNALPIVHDMDRGQHRVEMDVQDALAKKSHRIRSMMPKLAQAKRLHIYLWEYVNNAHDSEDTSSSGKYRCDLKNNDNSCKLVDIGAAIEAMQLELFLQVSGSAPMHENMFEKCGDYLHLSNIPMKDYTPLRDTQSIQELSLLIVILQRFKLIRLVCGEHTVDATHVIQITLTHALELKPYFEEPFSSTARSSDFHGPDSCHQVRHDFVLSNRNAVDEYWNTLEYLLAGANPEAASNASPESANQEVFHCFHNRKQMRLCRFQGVVTAKWMEVRSIKGRNNYLQKRKRSSGGDPARHVKLRTSDVRPSDKSTFDTVDPFPDEQNAFLVSPGDVGCNSQINCVGDHREVTKGIDQCEKTEANHSFMKRSDISSLKPTCRASFSWSEDADRQLVIEFVRHKAVLGPYSRFKWASVKNLPASPDACKRRMTALNSCMQFRSALMNLCNEVLERYARHLQNRSLDCGDCEEMVWHHASEEEDLDQGVSDGREHSRKAVAHERWDDCDNDNVKVALDKVLECKNMAKLDGSNGVQSANDNSDLSLNAERPMKQISYQEKSSHWVPKRCGDPLSVSNSVSRQAFESVSVANAAELLKMAVLAFSRFRLVPASIVETYNHYPKHDILDAFNFLKEKKVIRTAAKGTVVFPPNILNSMFLSLLQRETGAQAARFSTWLHQREKEMINGGVVLPPDMQCGDVLTLCGLLSSGELSIIPCLPDEGIGEAKDARTFKRKHNICEFWDGNRSKKLRPWLIGEGEGRRAKGFPDITLSLSRATFLSREAVELFKDDDYQPLTQIGEDNQVKFMSVLEASSSASHIEGQNHVKETHENENYRYTAVSSKELLWEAMASCAEQFCSFSSKKESSALNPGLYRSLLLAVQKAGDQGLSMKEISMSVDVQGEKMLGVIIDVLETFGQVLKVNAYDSVHVVDSLYRSKYVLSTVSVARQDSLVIPAGVSKGAAPSKYEAAELHNPTDQKQPSEPLLERQSTNGHDSLDFQTAKSHFCKPILFWIDGDGTVNNIVYRKLVSRALGIIMQNPGILEDNVIDQMHGLNPQSCRTLLEMMILDNHIIAQKMFETKAGPPAILSGLLGRQFMNSKIILKRHLFANPTSTSLL is encoded by the exons ATGGACGCAATAGTGAACAAAGCAGTGGAAGAACTCTGCATACAAAGTTTTAAAGGCGGTAATTCAATCCCTATAACCGATCTCTGGCCCAAACTTAAACCCTACCTTTCAGAAAACGGTGTTGTGCTCTGTAATAATGTAAAAAAGGCTATTTTGTCTAGCCTTATTAACATTCCAGGTCTCGAATTCGAAACGAAAGATAATGATTTGGTTAAGTGTACTGCGGAAGAATGTGAGAGAATGGAATTGAAGATCGTTGTGCCGGAGCATATGCTTGATAATTTTACTAGGATTCATGAGGTTGAGGTTTCCAAGTCTAAGCTATGTAAACAAGAGTTAGAAGCTCTTCATCTCCGGAAAAGAGTCCTCCAACGCATCGCCATTGCAAG AGCAAATGGAATTACCCAGTGTGAGCTTACTAAGGAATTTGGCATCAAGGCCAATAACTTCTTCCACATATTTAAGGAGCTTGAGGTTCTAGGACTGATTGTGAGGCATGAAGCAGTTGTTTGGACAAACAAAGCATCCAACAAAGGGAAACTTATAAGTAAGCATACTACAACCAACATGCTCTATTTAAGCCGCTACAGGAAGCACTTGCACAGTCAACAAAGGCTTGAAATAAGAGGTGGAGTTCTGATGTCTGATGATTTATCTCATGAAAATTCTGCTAGCTGTGATGTGAAGTCTAATGGAGAGGATGTGCATATAAAAGATTATCTGCCCATACTGAGAGAAATTTGTAATAAACTTGAAAAGGCTAAGGGGAAG GTTATTGCTATCTCAAATATTAAAAAGGACCTAGGTTATCGAGATGCTCTTGGACATAAAGAATGGAGAAAAAAT ATCTTACGTAGGTTGACACAAGCTCAGGTCGTGGAGGTAACTGAA GAGGTCCAGGATTGGGGCAACAATAGAATGAGCAACGGACAGAATTTCCCCATAGATGTGGGCAACACAGTTAATGACACAAAAATGCAGATAATGGATTCTTCTGTACGTGACCTTGTACCTGTAAAATCTTCGGTAACTGAAACAATATCCCCTAGATGCCAAGCGTACAAAGCATATTCCAGTCATAAATTGCGAGAAGACTGGGCAAGGGAACAGAGGGAGCAGTGGATACTTAAAATGTTAGAG GAGGAGAAGTTCCTTATAAAACCTGAGTTACAAAGACGACTTGAGAATCTTGAGAAGGGCAGGCACACATCAATGGACAAAAAGACCTTAGAACGCAGTTTGAAAAAGCTTCAACAAAAAGGGCACTGTAAATGCCTTGATGTCTTCTTCCCTGCTGTCACAAACTTTTACGAGAACCGTAAAAAGGTCGTGGTCCTGCATCCATCCATTTATGAGTTATCTCCGGCAATGTTGGTTAACATTTATGATAGAATTAGGTCCTTTGAAAGGAAAGTGCGTAAAGAAAGCTTTTCTCAGTTTGAGAAGGGGAATGCACTTCCAATAGTGCATGATATGGACAGAGGACAACACAGAGTAGAAATGGATGTCCAAGATGCACTAGCTAAAAAGAGTCATCGGATTAGGTCTATGATGCCAAAATTGGCTCAGGCAAAGCGTCTTCACATCTATCTATGGGAGTATGTCAATAATGCCCATGATAGTGAAGATACTTCCTCATCTGGTAAATACAGGTGTGATTTGAAAAATAATGATAACAGTTGCAAATTGGTTGATATAGGTGCAGCCATCGAGGCCATGCAGCTTGAGCTGTTCTTACAAGTTTCAGGTTCTGCTCCAATGCATGAGAATATGTTTGAGAAATGTGGGGATTATTTACACCTTTCTAATATTCCCATGAAGGACTACACGCCTTTGAGAGATACCCAGTCAATCCAGGAGCTATCACTGCTGATTGTCATATTACAACGTTTTAAG TTAATCCGCCTTGTTTGTGGTGAACATACGGTAGACGCCACTCATGTGATACAGATCACTCTTACTCATGCGCTAGAGCTTAAACCTTACTTTGAGGAACCTTTCTCTTCAACTGCACGATCATCTGATTTTCATGGTCCAGATTCTTGCCATCAAGTTAGACATGATTTTGTTCTTTCAAATAGGAACGCTGTTGATGAGTACTGGAACACTCTGGAGTACTTATTGGCTGGTGCTAATCCAGAAGCTGCTTCAAATGCTTCCCCAGAATCTGCAAATCAAGAG GTGTTCCATTGTTTTCACAATAGGAAGCAAATGCGTCTCTGTAGATTCCAAGGAGTTGTAACTGCCAAATGGATGGAGGTTCGGTCCATAAAAGGACGGAATAATTATTTACAGAAAAGAAAGAGGTCATCAGGTGGAGATCCTGCAAGACATGTAAAGTTACGCACTTCAGACGTACGACCAAGTGACAAGAGCACATTCGATACTGTTGACCCATTCCCCGATGAACAAAATGCTTTCCTGGTTTCTCCAGGGGATGTTGGATGTAATTCTCAAATAAATTGTGTTGGTGATCATAGGGAGGTTACCAAAGGGATAGATCAATGCGAAAAAACTGAGGCCAATCACTCTTTCATGAAGAGAAGTGATATCTCAAGTCTGAAGCCAACATGCAGAGCAAGTTTCTCCTGGAGCGAAGATGCAGACAG GCAATTGGTGATTGAATTTGTAAGACACAAAGCTGTCCTTGGGCCATATTCTCGTTTTAAATGGGCCTCAGTCAAAAACCTTCCAGCGTCACCTGATGCCTGCAAAAGGAGAATGACTGCTTTGAACAGCTGTATGCAATTCAGAAGTGCTTTAATGAATCTCTGTAATGAAGTCTTGGAGCGTTATGCACGACACCTCCAGAACAGGTCTTTAGATTGCGGTGATTGTGAAGAGATGGTTTGGCATCATGCCTCAGAAGAAGAAGATTTGGATCAAGGTGTTTCTGACGGCCGTGAACATTCTAGAAAGGCTGTTGCACACGAGCGGTGGGATGATTGTGACAATGACAACGTAAAGGTTGCCCTAGATAAGGTGCTAGAATGCAAAAACATGGCTAAGTTGGATGGTAGCAATGGAGTTCAATCTGCCAATGATAATTCAGATCTCAGTTTAAATGCTGAAAGACCT ATGAAACAAATTTCTTATCAGGAGAAAAGCTCGCACTGGGTTCCTAAGAGGTGTGGTGATCCTTTAAGTGTAAGCAACAGTGTAAGTAGGCAAGCATTTGAATCAGTTTCAGTTGCAAATGCTGCAGAGCTATTAAAGATGGCAGTCCTGGCCTTCTCAAGATTTCGACTGGTGCCAGCTTCCATTGTTGAAACATACAATCATTACCCAAAGCATGATATTTTGGATGCTTTCAACTTCCTGAAAGAGAAGAAAGTG ATCAGGACTGCAGCCAAAGGCACCGTTGTTTTTCCTCCGAACATCTTGAATAGTATGTTTTTATCTCTGCTTCAAAGAGAAACTGGAGCACAAGCAGCTAGATTTTCAACCTGGCTGCATCAAAGAGAAAAAGAGATGATAAATGGTGGGGTTGTTCTTCCGCCGGACATGCAATGTGGTGATGTCTTAACTTTATGTGGTCTATTGTCTTCAGGAGAACTGTCAATTATACCATGCCTTCCAGATGAAGGCATTGGAGAGGCTAAGGATGCCAGAACTTTCAAACGTAAACATAATATTTGTGAGTTTTGGGATGGAAACAGGAGTAAGAAATTGAGACCATGGTTGATTGGCGAAGGTGAGGGTCGCAGAGCAAAGGGTTTTCCTGATATTACTTTATCCTTGAGCCGTGCAACATTTTTAAGCAGAGAAGCTGTAGAACTTTTTAAAGATGATGACTATCAGCCCTTGACACAAATTGGTGAAGATAATCAAGTCAAGTTCATGTCAGTTCTTGAAGCTAGCAGTAGTGCATCTCACATCGAAGGACAAAATCATGTAAAGGAAACACATGAGAATGAGAATTACAGATACACAGCAGTGTCTTCCAAAGAGTTGCTCTGGGAAGCCATGGCAAGCTGTGCTGAACAGTTTTGCTCCTTTTCTTCTAAAAAGGAAAGTTCTGCACTTAACCCAGGGCTCTATAGGTCTTTACTTTTAGCCGTTCAAAAGGCTGGTGACCAGGGTCTAAGCATGAAAGAAATCTCAATGTCTGTGGATGTTCAGG GGGAAAAGATGCTGGGCGTTATTATCGACGTCCTTGAAACTTTTGGACAAGTATTGAAG GTCAATGCTTATGATTCTGTTCATGTGGTTGATTCGTTATATCGTTCTAAGTATGTCTTGTCCACTGTGTCTGTTGCTCGACAAGATTCTTTGGTCATTCCTGCGGGAGTTTCTAAAGGGGCAGCACCAAGCAAATATGAAGCCGCTGAACTCCATAATCCCACTGATCAAAAGCAACCTTCTGAACCTTTACTTGAAAGGCAAAGCACAAATGGACATGATTCACTGGACTTCCAAACTGCAAAATCTCATTTCTGTAAGCCAATATTGTTTTGGATTGATGGTGATGGCACTGTCAACAACATTGTCTACAGAAAACTTGTGTCTCGTGCTCTGGGTATCATAATGCAGAATCCAGGAATTCTAGAG GATAATGTTATTGACCAGATGCATGGTCTGAATCCTCAG AGTTGCAGAACTTTGTTAGAGATGATGATTCTGGATAACCATATCATTGCGCAAAAAATGTTTGAAACTAAAGCTGGGCCACCTGCAATTCTCAGTGGCCTTCTTGGAAGACAATTCATGAATTCAAAGATTATTTTAAAACGACATCTCTTCGCAAATCCCACGAGTACTTCCCTTTTGTAA
- the LOC104088747 gene encoding uncharacterized protein isoform X8 — MLYLSRYRKHLHSQQRLEIRGGVLMSDDLSHENSASCDVKSNGEDVHIKDYLPILREICNKLEKAKGKVIAISNIKKDLGYRDALGHKEWRKNILRRLTQAQVVEVTEKGKSLRLLKEFSTMHFNTRVRRSDNLGRKQPPVKIEKRGQIGQQLVELPVEHQTFEEVQDWGNNRMSNGQNFPIDVGNTVNDTKMQIMDSSVRDLVPVKSSVTETISPRCQAYKAYSSHKLREDWAREQREQWILKMLEEEKFLIKPELQRRLENLEKGRHTSMDKKTLERSLKKLQQKGHCKCLDVFFPAVTNFYENRKKVVVLHPSIYELSPAMLVNIYDRIRSFERKVRKESFSQFEKGNALPIVHDMDRGQHRVEMDVQDALAKKSHRIRSMMPKLAQAKRLHIYLWEYVNNAHDSEDTSSSGKYRCDLKNNDNSCKLVDIGAAIEAMQLELFLQVSGSAPMHENMFEKCGDYLHLSNIPMKDYTPLRDTQSIQELSLLIVILQRFKLIRLVCGEHTVDATHVIQITLTHALELKPYFEEPFSSTARSSDFHGPDSCHQVRHDFVLSNRNAVDEYWNTLEYLLAGANPEAASNASPESANQEVFHCFHNRKQMRLCRFQGVVTAKWMEVRSIKGRNNYLQKRKRSSGGDPARHVKLRTSDVRPSDKSTFDTVDPFPDEQNAFLVSPGDVGCNSQINCVGDHREVTKGIDQCEKTEANHSFMKRSDISSLKPTCRASFSWSEDADRQLVIEFVRHKAVLGPYSRFKWASVKNLPASPDACKRRMTALNSCMQFRSALMNLCNEVLERYARHLQNRSLDCGDCEEMVWHHASEEEDLDQGVSDGREHSRKAVAHERWDDCDNDNVKVALDKVLECKNMAKLDGSNGVQSANDNSDLSLNAERPMKQISYQEKSSHWVPKRCGDPLSVSNSVSRQAFESVSVANAAELLKMAVLAFSRFRLVPASIVETYNHYPKHDILDAFNFLKEKKVIRTAAKGTVVFPPNILNSMFLSLLQRETGAQAARFSTWLHQREKEMINGGVVLPPDMQCGDVLTLCGLLSSGELSIIPCLPDEGIGEAKDARTFKRKHNICEFWDGNRSKKLRPWLIGEGEGRRAKGFPDITLSLSRATFLSREAVELFKDDDYQPLTQIGEDNQVKFMSVLEASSSASHIEGQNHVKETHENENYRYTAVSSKELLWEAMASCAEQFCSFSSKKESSALNPGLYRSLLLAVQKAGDQGLSMKEISMSVDVQGEKMLGVIIDVLETFGQVLKVNAYDSVHVVDSLYRSKYVLSTVSVARQDSLVIPAGVSKGAAPSKYEAAELHNPTDQKQPSEPLLERQSTNGHDSLDFQTAKSHFCKPILFWIDGDGTVNNIVYRKLVSRALGIIMQNPGILEDNVIDQMHGLNPQSCRTLLEMMILDNHIIAQKMFETKAGPPAILSGLLGRQFMNSKIILKRHLFANPTSTSLL, encoded by the exons ATGCTCTATTTAAGCCGCTACAGGAAGCACTTGCACAGTCAACAAAGGCTTGAAATAAGAGGTGGAGTTCTGATGTCTGATGATTTATCTCATGAAAATTCTGCTAGCTGTGATGTGAAGTCTAATGGAGAGGATGTGCATATAAAAGATTATCTGCCCATACTGAGAGAAATTTGTAATAAACTTGAAAAGGCTAAGGGGAAG GTTATTGCTATCTCAAATATTAAAAAGGACCTAGGTTATCGAGATGCTCTTGGACATAAAGAATGGAGAAAAAAT ATCTTACGTAGGTTGACACAAGCTCAGGTCGTGGAGGTAACTGAA AAGGGCAAGTCTTTGCGTCTTTTAAAGGAATTTTCAACCATGCACTTTAATACTCGCGTTCGTCGATCTGATAACCTTGGCCGAAAACAACCTCCGGTTAAAATAGAAAAGAGAGGTCAGATTGGCCAACAGCTAGTGGAGCTTCCCGTCGAGCATCAGACTTTTGAA GAGGTCCAGGATTGGGGCAACAATAGAATGAGCAACGGACAGAATTTCCCCATAGATGTGGGCAACACAGTTAATGACACAAAAATGCAGATAATGGATTCTTCTGTACGTGACCTTGTACCTGTAAAATCTTCGGTAACTGAAACAATATCCCCTAGATGCCAAGCGTACAAAGCATATTCCAGTCATAAATTGCGAGAAGACTGGGCAAGGGAACAGAGGGAGCAGTGGATACTTAAAATGTTAGAG GAGGAGAAGTTCCTTATAAAACCTGAGTTACAAAGACGACTTGAGAATCTTGAGAAGGGCAGGCACACATCAATGGACAAAAAGACCTTAGAACGCAGTTTGAAAAAGCTTCAACAAAAAGGGCACTGTAAATGCCTTGATGTCTTCTTCCCTGCTGTCACAAACTTTTACGAGAACCGTAAAAAGGTCGTGGTCCTGCATCCATCCATTTATGAGTTATCTCCGGCAATGTTGGTTAACATTTATGATAGAATTAGGTCCTTTGAAAGGAAAGTGCGTAAAGAAAGCTTTTCTCAGTTTGAGAAGGGGAATGCACTTCCAATAGTGCATGATATGGACAGAGGACAACACAGAGTAGAAATGGATGTCCAAGATGCACTAGCTAAAAAGAGTCATCGGATTAGGTCTATGATGCCAAAATTGGCTCAGGCAAAGCGTCTTCACATCTATCTATGGGAGTATGTCAATAATGCCCATGATAGTGAAGATACTTCCTCATCTGGTAAATACAGGTGTGATTTGAAAAATAATGATAACAGTTGCAAATTGGTTGATATAGGTGCAGCCATCGAGGCCATGCAGCTTGAGCTGTTCTTACAAGTTTCAGGTTCTGCTCCAATGCATGAGAATATGTTTGAGAAATGTGGGGATTATTTACACCTTTCTAATATTCCCATGAAGGACTACACGCCTTTGAGAGATACCCAGTCAATCCAGGAGCTATCACTGCTGATTGTCATATTACAACGTTTTAAG TTAATCCGCCTTGTTTGTGGTGAACATACGGTAGACGCCACTCATGTGATACAGATCACTCTTACTCATGCGCTAGAGCTTAAACCTTACTTTGAGGAACCTTTCTCTTCAACTGCACGATCATCTGATTTTCATGGTCCAGATTCTTGCCATCAAGTTAGACATGATTTTGTTCTTTCAAATAGGAACGCTGTTGATGAGTACTGGAACACTCTGGAGTACTTATTGGCTGGTGCTAATCCAGAAGCTGCTTCAAATGCTTCCCCAGAATCTGCAAATCAAGAG GTGTTCCATTGTTTTCACAATAGGAAGCAAATGCGTCTCTGTAGATTCCAAGGAGTTGTAACTGCCAAATGGATGGAGGTTCGGTCCATAAAAGGACGGAATAATTATTTACAGAAAAGAAAGAGGTCATCAGGTGGAGATCCTGCAAGACATGTAAAGTTACGCACTTCAGACGTACGACCAAGTGACAAGAGCACATTCGATACTGTTGACCCATTCCCCGATGAACAAAATGCTTTCCTGGTTTCTCCAGGGGATGTTGGATGTAATTCTCAAATAAATTGTGTTGGTGATCATAGGGAGGTTACCAAAGGGATAGATCAATGCGAAAAAACTGAGGCCAATCACTCTTTCATGAAGAGAAGTGATATCTCAAGTCTGAAGCCAACATGCAGAGCAAGTTTCTCCTGGAGCGAAGATGCAGACAG GCAATTGGTGATTGAATTTGTAAGACACAAAGCTGTCCTTGGGCCATATTCTCGTTTTAAATGGGCCTCAGTCAAAAACCTTCCAGCGTCACCTGATGCCTGCAAAAGGAGAATGACTGCTTTGAACAGCTGTATGCAATTCAGAAGTGCTTTAATGAATCTCTGTAATGAAGTCTTGGAGCGTTATGCACGACACCTCCAGAACAGGTCTTTAGATTGCGGTGATTGTGAAGAGATGGTTTGGCATCATGCCTCAGAAGAAGAAGATTTGGATCAAGGTGTTTCTGACGGCCGTGAACATTCTAGAAAGGCTGTTGCACACGAGCGGTGGGATGATTGTGACAATGACAACGTAAAGGTTGCCCTAGATAAGGTGCTAGAATGCAAAAACATGGCTAAGTTGGATGGTAGCAATGGAGTTCAATCTGCCAATGATAATTCAGATCTCAGTTTAAATGCTGAAAGACCT ATGAAACAAATTTCTTATCAGGAGAAAAGCTCGCACTGGGTTCCTAAGAGGTGTGGTGATCCTTTAAGTGTAAGCAACAGTGTAAGTAGGCAAGCATTTGAATCAGTTTCAGTTGCAAATGCTGCAGAGCTATTAAAGATGGCAGTCCTGGCCTTCTCAAGATTTCGACTGGTGCCAGCTTCCATTGTTGAAACATACAATCATTACCCAAAGCATGATATTTTGGATGCTTTCAACTTCCTGAAAGAGAAGAAAGTG ATCAGGACTGCAGCCAAAGGCACCGTTGTTTTTCCTCCGAACATCTTGAATAGTATGTTTTTATCTCTGCTTCAAAGAGAAACTGGAGCACAAGCAGCTAGATTTTCAACCTGGCTGCATCAAAGAGAAAAAGAGATGATAAATGGTGGGGTTGTTCTTCCGCCGGACATGCAATGTGGTGATGTCTTAACTTTATGTGGTCTATTGTCTTCAGGAGAACTGTCAATTATACCATGCCTTCCAGATGAAGGCATTGGAGAGGCTAAGGATGCCAGAACTTTCAAACGTAAACATAATATTTGTGAGTTTTGGGATGGAAACAGGAGTAAGAAATTGAGACCATGGTTGATTGGCGAAGGTGAGGGTCGCAGAGCAAAGGGTTTTCCTGATATTACTTTATCCTTGAGCCGTGCAACATTTTTAAGCAGAGAAGCTGTAGAACTTTTTAAAGATGATGACTATCAGCCCTTGACACAAATTGGTGAAGATAATCAAGTCAAGTTCATGTCAGTTCTTGAAGCTAGCAGTAGTGCATCTCACATCGAAGGACAAAATCATGTAAAGGAAACACATGAGAATGAGAATTACAGATACACAGCAGTGTCTTCCAAAGAGTTGCTCTGGGAAGCCATGGCAAGCTGTGCTGAACAGTTTTGCTCCTTTTCTTCTAAAAAGGAAAGTTCTGCACTTAACCCAGGGCTCTATAGGTCTTTACTTTTAGCCGTTCAAAAGGCTGGTGACCAGGGTCTAAGCATGAAAGAAATCTCAATGTCTGTGGATGTTCAGG GGGAAAAGATGCTGGGCGTTATTATCGACGTCCTTGAAACTTTTGGACAAGTATTGAAG GTCAATGCTTATGATTCTGTTCATGTGGTTGATTCGTTATATCGTTCTAAGTATGTCTTGTCCACTGTGTCTGTTGCTCGACAAGATTCTTTGGTCATTCCTGCGGGAGTTTCTAAAGGGGCAGCACCAAGCAAATATGAAGCCGCTGAACTCCATAATCCCACTGATCAAAAGCAACCTTCTGAACCTTTACTTGAAAGGCAAAGCACAAATGGACATGATTCACTGGACTTCCAAACTGCAAAATCTCATTTCTGTAAGCCAATATTGTTTTGGATTGATGGTGATGGCACTGTCAACAACATTGTCTACAGAAAACTTGTGTCTCGTGCTCTGGGTATCATAATGCAGAATCCAGGAATTCTAGAG GATAATGTTATTGACCAGATGCATGGTCTGAATCCTCAG AGTTGCAGAACTTTGTTAGAGATGATGATTCTGGATAACCATATCATTGCGCAAAAAATGTTTGAAACTAAAGCTGGGCCACCTGCAATTCTCAGTGGCCTTCTTGGAAGACAATTCATGAATTCAAAGATTATTTTAAAACGACATCTCTTCGCAAATCCCACGAGTACTTCCCTTTTGTAA